One Desulfovibrio fairfieldensis genomic window carries:
- a CDS encoding metal ABC transporter substrate-binding protein, which produces MRVTSILSPVFLLCATLAVFLATAASPQARSLKIIAGTSLIEDIARDLTAGESEILTIIQGSSCPGHENAKTSDFVFAAKADLLLIHTFQSRMPQITGMLEAIDNRRLRVTALGPHGSWLVPENQKEAVRRIAAALIDIAPDQAPAVEQRMRRRLERVDGAAAACGRMLAPVRGKAVLAAEMQAEFARWAGLDVLRTYGRTEDLSAGDLAGLLDNVRDKNVRGVIDNLQSGADAGLPLALELKVPHLVLSNFPGSAPDVPDYFSLLRANAEQLARL; this is translated from the coding sequence ATGCGGGTCACTTCCATTCTTTCCCCGGTTTTCCTGCTGTGCGCGACCCTGGCCGTCTTTCTGGCGACGGCTGCGTCCCCGCAGGCCCGGTCACTGAAAATCATCGCCGGTACGTCGCTCATTGAGGACATCGCCAGAGATCTCACGGCCGGAGAAAGCGAAATCCTCACCATTATCCAGGGTTCCAGCTGTCCCGGCCATGAAAACGCCAAAACCTCGGACTTCGTTTTCGCGGCCAAGGCCGACCTTCTGCTGATCCATACTTTTCAGAGCCGCATGCCGCAGATCACGGGCATGCTGGAGGCCATCGACAACCGGCGACTGCGCGTGACGGCGCTGGGTCCGCACGGGAGCTGGCTGGTGCCGGAAAACCAAAAGGAGGCCGTGCGCCGCATTGCCGCCGCGCTGATCGACATTGCCCCGGATCAGGCCCCTGCGGTGGAACAGCGCATGCGCCGACGCCTGGAGCGGGTGGATGGCGCTGCCGCCGCATGCGGGCGCATGCTCGCGCCCGTACGGGGCAAGGCCGTGCTGGCCGCTGAAATGCAGGCGGAATTCGCCCGCTGGGCCGGGCTGGACGTGCTGCGGACCTACGGCCGGACCGAAGACCTCAGCGCCGGTGATCTGGCCGGACTGCTGGACAACGTGCGTGACAAAAACGTGCGCGGCGTGATCGACAACCTGCAGAGCGGCGCGGACGCGGGCCTGCCCCTGGCACTGGAGCTGAAGGTGCCGCATCTCGTGCTGTCCAATTTCCCCGGCTCCGCCCCGGACGTGCCGGATTACTTCAGCCTGCTGCGCGCCAATGCGGAACAGCTCGCCCGGCTGTAA
- a CDS encoding class I SAM-dependent methyltransferase, with protein sequence METFMVDEEHCAARRHFFEDHAEGWEDRNYSPKKLRRLESLLARVDLDRGMTVLDAGCGQGVLLPFLRRRVGGEGRLIALDASAAMLRCAAQRHPDAWILHAGVEAIPLLDGYVDAVICFSAFPHFSDKEAAACEFYRLLKPGGAAYVLHIDGREKLNDLHDQHHAVCGDHLPCPHGMKKIFSQAGFSKMRADESAEHYYFAACKQE encoded by the coding sequence ATGGAAACATTTATGGTGGACGAAGAACACTGCGCCGCGCGGCGGCATTTTTTTGAGGACCATGCCGAAGGCTGGGAGGATCGCAACTATTCCCCGAAAAAGTTGCGGCGTCTGGAGAGCCTGCTGGCGCGTGTGGATTTGGACAGGGGCATGACCGTCCTGGACGCCGGTTGCGGCCAGGGGGTGCTGCTGCCCTTTCTGCGCCGCCGGGTCGGCGGAGAAGGCCGCCTCATCGCCCTGGACGCCTCGGCGGCCATGCTGCGTTGCGCCGCGCAACGCCATCCCGACGCCTGGATACTGCATGCGGGCGTGGAAGCCATTCCCCTGTTGGACGGCTATGTGGATGCGGTGATCTGCTTTTCCGCCTTTCCCCACTTCAGCGACAAGGAAGCGGCGGCGTGTGAATTTTACCGCCTGCTCAAGCCCGGAGGCGCGGCCTATGTCCTGCACATCGACGGCCGGGAAAAACTCAATGACCTGCACGATCAGCATCATGCGGTATGCGGCGACCATTTGCCCTGCCCGCACGGGATGAAGAAAATCTTCAGCCAGGCGGGTTTTTCGAAGATGCGGGCGGATGAAAGCGCGGAGCACTATTATTTTGCCGCTTGCAAACAGGAGTGA
- a CDS encoding TonB-dependent receptor yields the protein MGKVFKLMLALAACHVLAAGPAAAAGDTAAAQPAGRKEALTEGSLAAYTLPPVTIYGVADQAPTVPVMTRFGTQFNVLTEEQIQLQNSLDFYDALRNVPGVMYQKKNIIGGQTGPSLYIRGRGASHPSPDLSIFFDDVPRSGVLYGQALADGIPVYALGGMEIYKSPQPSRFGSGYGMINFIPKYMTEDGYELRLGFEAGSFGTVAENLGMGAKKDGVDIYAAQSFISTLGHEEHTAAHQASYYANLGFQFSENWSLRLMANRVDAETQSPNNAVTGSRTQGPSTYLMADRYDTGTSLATLSLNNTYANARGYLKGYYNHTLFHIRGEDGEAATSRQTNVLYGLRGRETFSLWEGNEIVAGFDLDVTELQNDQRKYATDTTKSWDFPTQTLFSPYLAVSQTFGSEEGFHVTPSAGIRLYTSDVFSDYASPQAGLVLGYANTNLSFAYARGVNYPSPVVLQGFLADRSLPGYLNTKDIKPEVVDHYEVALSHVRPGLFSASATYFHDDGRDRLRANMAMAMPVSDSFFNSSTAEYKIDGLELAGSVTPLDGLEIFAGATWLKAWAKGDDGKSTDKMPYTPSFALQAGFKWKFWEHFLLSGDYQHLQNVYAGNLMRGTPPKNPNSNFTELHDVDKLPDINVVNLRLDYLFSYDDLHLEEGRVFVAVNNVLNTPYAYAMQKTADNTDRQLYYMPGTSFMAGFELKF from the coding sequence ATGGGGAAGGTTTTCAAGCTGATGCTCGCGCTGGCCGCGTGTCATGTTCTGGCGGCAGGCCCGGCGGCGGCTGCAGGAGATACCGCAGCGGCGCAGCCCGCCGGGCGCAAGGAGGCGCTCACCGAAGGCAGCCTGGCGGCGTACACCCTGCCGCCGGTAACCATTTACGGAGTGGCCGATCAGGCGCCCACCGTGCCGGTCATGACCCGCTTCGGCACACAGTTCAACGTACTCACCGAAGAGCAGATTCAGCTCCAGAACTCCCTGGATTTTTATGACGCCCTGCGCAACGTGCCGGGCGTCATGTACCAGAAAAAGAACATCATCGGCGGCCAGACCGGCCCCAGCCTGTATATTCGCGGACGCGGAGCCAGCCATCCCAGCCCGGACCTGAGCATCTTTTTCGACGACGTGCCCCGCAGCGGCGTGCTTTACGGCCAGGCCCTGGCCGACGGCATTCCGGTCTACGCCCTGGGCGGCATGGAAATTTACAAATCGCCCCAGCCCTCGCGCTTCGGCAGCGGCTACGGCATGATCAACTTCATTCCCAAATACATGACCGAAGACGGCTACGAATTGCGCCTGGGCTTTGAAGCGGGCAGCTTCGGCACCGTGGCCGAAAACCTGGGCATGGGCGCGAAGAAAGACGGCGTGGACATTTACGCGGCGCAGAGTTTCATCAGCACCCTGGGCCACGAGGAACACACCGCCGCCCATCAGGCCAGCTATTACGCCAATCTGGGCTTCCAGTTCAGCGAAAACTGGAGCCTGCGCCTCATGGCCAACCGGGTGGACGCCGAAACCCAATCGCCCAACAATGCCGTCACGGGCAGCAGAACCCAAGGACCCAGCACGTACCTGATGGCTGACCGCTACGACACCGGCACAAGTCTGGCGACGCTGTCCCTGAACAACACCTATGCCAATGCCCGAGGCTATCTGAAGGGCTATTACAACCACACCCTCTTCCATATCCGGGGTGAAGACGGCGAGGCCGCCACTTCCCGCCAGACCAATGTGCTCTATGGCTTGCGTGGCCGGGAAACTTTCAGCCTCTGGGAAGGCAATGAAATTGTGGCCGGTTTCGACCTGGACGTGACGGAACTGCAAAACGACCAGCGCAAATACGCCACCGACACCACAAAATCCTGGGATTTTCCCACCCAGACACTGTTCTCCCCCTATCTGGCCGTAAGCCAGACCTTCGGCAGCGAAGAAGGTTTCCACGTCACGCCCTCGGCGGGCATCCGCCTGTACACCAGCGACGTTTTTTCGGACTACGCCTCGCCCCAGGCCGGTCTGGTGCTGGGCTACGCCAACACCAATCTGAGTTTCGCCTACGCGCGCGGCGTGAATTACCCCAGCCCCGTGGTCCTGCAGGGTTTCCTGGCTGACCGGTCCCTGCCCGGCTACCTGAACACCAAGGACATCAAGCCGGAAGTGGTGGACCATTACGAAGTCGCCCTGAGCCACGTCCGGCCCGGCCTGTTCAGCGCGAGCGCCACCTATTTCCACGACGACGGCAGGGACCGGCTCAGAGCCAATATGGCCATGGCTATGCCCGTCAGCGATTCCTTTTTCAACTCCTCTACCGCTGAATACAAAATCGACGGCCTGGAACTGGCGGGCAGCGTAACCCCGCTGGACGGGCTGGAAATTTTTGCCGGGGCCACCTGGCTCAAGGCCTGGGCCAAGGGCGACGACGGCAAAAGCACGGACAAAATGCCCTATACGCCCAGCTTCGCCCTTCAGGCCGGTTTCAAGTGGAAATTCTGGGAGCACTTTCTGCTCAGCGGCGACTACCAGCACCTGCAAAATGTCTACGCGGGCAATCTGATGCGGGGCACTCCCCCAAAAAATCCGAACAGCAACTTCACTGAACTGCACGACGTGGACAAACTGCCGGACATCAATGTGGTCAATCTGCGGCTGGACTACCTCTTCAGCTACGACGACCTGCATCTGGAAGAAGGCCGGGTCTTTGTGGCCGTCAACAATGTGCTGAACACGCCTTACGCCTACGCGATGCAGAAAACCGCCGACAACACGGACCGGCAGCTTTATTACATGCCCGGCACCTCCTTCATGGCGGGATTTGAACTCAAATTCTAG
- a CDS encoding NUDIX domain-containing protein, whose translation MKKDVICPHCGKPYSCYRNPTPTTDVVIYEPGRGVVIITRANPPLGYALPGGFIDEGEQAEAAAVREMHEETGLDVELTGLLGVYSRPDRDPRQHTLSVVFTGRPRDPEALCAGDDAAGAAFYPPDDLPEPLAFDHARILADFREVLAGRRTLGAVELPARKGDC comes from the coding sequence ATGAAGAAAGACGTGATCTGCCCGCATTGCGGCAAGCCCTACAGTTGTTACCGCAATCCCACGCCCACCACGGACGTGGTTATTTATGAGCCGGGACGCGGCGTGGTGATCATTACGCGGGCTAATCCTCCTTTGGGCTATGCCCTGCCCGGCGGTTTTATCGACGAGGGCGAACAGGCCGAGGCCGCCGCCGTGCGCGAAATGCATGAGGAAACCGGTCTGGATGTGGAACTGACCGGCCTGCTGGGCGTCTATTCCCGCCCGGACCGTGATCCCCGTCAACATACCCTGAGCGTGGTCTTCACCGGCAGGCCCCGTGATCCCGAAGCCCTGTGCGCCGGAGACGACGCGGCCGGAGCTGCTTTTTACCCGCCGGACGATCTGCCGGAACCACTGGCTTTTGACCACGCCCGCATCCTGGCCGACTTCCGCGAGGTTCTCGCGGGACGGCGGACGCTGGGCGCGGTGGAGCTCCCGGCGCGAAAAGGGGATTGCTGA
- a CDS encoding 23S rRNA (pseudouridine(1915)-N(3))-methyltransferase RlmH, with translation MTGKPLRLISVGRLKTPFWKDAAAHYLARITRWRRLECTEVRDGDAALPPDRRNSLEGRRILEALAPQDVPLVLDERGLSLTSPQLAALLGQLDQEARGRACFIVGGAWGLDEAVRGRAYRLISLSAMTLPHELARVVLLEQLYRAECILRKVPYHH, from the coding sequence ATGACAGGCAAACCTTTGCGGCTGATCAGCGTGGGCCGTCTGAAGACGCCGTTCTGGAAAGACGCCGCCGCCCACTATCTGGCGCGGATCACGCGCTGGCGGCGTCTGGAATGCACGGAAGTGCGCGACGGGGACGCGGCTCTGCCTCCGGACCGGCGCAACTCCTTGGAAGGCCGGCGGATTCTGGAGGCCCTGGCCCCGCAGGACGTGCCCCTGGTGCTGGACGAGCGCGGCCTCAGCCTGACTTCGCCGCAGCTGGCGGCCCTGCTGGGGCAACTGGACCAGGAGGCGCGCGGCCGGGCCTGCTTTATTGTGGGCGGGGCCTGGGGCCTGGACGAGGCCGTGCGCGGCCGGGCCTACCGCCTGATCAGCCTCTCGGCCATGACCCTGCCGCACGAGCTGGCCCGCGTGGTCCTGCTGGAGCAGCTGTACCGGGCGGAGTGCATCCTGCGCAAGGTGCCGTACCATCATTGA
- a CDS encoding metal ABC transporter permease has protein sequence MESFLSYEFLQRALLMALLGGGVCGAMGVFVVLWRMSLVGMCISHAAFAGALLGLWLGLPPLAGGLAASLGAASAVGPLAERPGFSLDTAMGVIFSVVMSLAMLALGLLPGARTEGLSLIWGSLLTVTRLDLALMGGTALLLFAFIFVFFKEIQAIIGQKQAALASGIPVRKIRYASLILMGLVVAFALKAIGGLLIFSLIVTPAATALQLTYSLRRMFILAALLGAAASAAGLWFSFHFSVPPGAAIVLTAAAFLLAAILLSPKKRGKTV, from the coding sequence TTGGAATCCTTCCTGAGCTATGAATTCCTGCAACGGGCCCTGCTCATGGCCCTGCTGGGCGGCGGCGTGTGCGGGGCCATGGGCGTCTTTGTGGTGCTCTGGCGCATGAGCCTTGTGGGCATGTGCATATCCCACGCGGCCTTTGCCGGAGCTCTGCTGGGCCTCTGGCTAGGGCTGCCGCCCCTGGCCGGGGGCCTGGCCGCCAGCCTGGGCGCGGCCTCAGCCGTGGGTCCGCTGGCCGAGCGTCCCGGCTTCAGTCTGGATACGGCCATGGGCGTGATCTTTTCCGTGGTCATGAGCCTGGCCATGCTGGCCCTGGGCCTGCTGCCCGGCGCGCGGACCGAGGGCTTGAGCCTGATCTGGGGCAGCCTGCTCACCGTAACCCGCCTTGATCTGGCGCTTATGGGCGGCACGGCCTTGCTGCTCTTTGCCTTCATCTTTGTATTTTTCAAAGAAATCCAGGCCATCATCGGCCAGAAACAGGCGGCGCTGGCCTCCGGCATTCCGGTCCGTAAAATCCGCTACGCCAGCCTGATTCTCATGGGGCTGGTGGTGGCCTTTGCCCTCAAGGCCATCGGCGGCCTGCTGATCTTCTCGCTTATCGTCACTCCGGCGGCCACGGCCCTGCAACTGACCTACAGCCTGCGCCGCATGTTCATTCTGGCGGCCCTGCTGGGCGCGGCGGCTTCGGCGGCGGGGCTCTGGTTCTCCTTCCATTTTTCCGTGCCGCCCGGTGCGGCCATTGTGCTGACTGCCGCCGCTTTTCTGCTGGCCGCCATCCTGCTCTCTCCCAAAAAACGCGGAAAAACGGTGTGA
- a CDS encoding energy transducer TonB, with the protein MKHGEIQAAQVSRDGLPPVWDGHQAPAPVPGTRNAAFAFPPARPRGPGRAWKGWLLSCCLHFCLLGGILAFAAYQVEKEEPVYRVALVALGDMSPAGTGAGLPGGTRGGAPDTAPVQAPGPPPAPAAEPAAGKNAVTHKSADAPHPVAPAKTRSPGKAAGKNKKRPTAPSQERMPSPAGPLTPQASGGQAATVPTGSAGTGTRHDTAASRAGTGGSGGSGLYMPGQLDHLPSVLRPVKPDYPPDAKKKRIEGRVVVRLIVDSTGRPTECAVHAAEPSGYFEEAALGAARKTRFIPGKKNGRPVRTLVLLPFAFRLR; encoded by the coding sequence GTGAAACACGGGGAAATCCAGGCGGCACAAGTCAGCCGGGACGGTCTGCCCCCAGTCTGGGACGGACATCAGGCACCCGCGCCGGTTCCGGGCACGCGAAACGCGGCGTTTGCGTTCCCGCCCGCCCGGCCGCGCGGTCCGGGCCGCGCCTGGAAAGGCTGGCTGCTTTCCTGCTGCCTGCATTTCTGCCTGCTGGGCGGCATTCTGGCCTTCGCCGCATATCAGGTGGAGAAAGAAGAACCGGTCTATCGGGTTGCTCTGGTCGCCCTCGGCGACATGAGCCCGGCGGGAACAGGCGCGGGACTGCCGGGTGGCACAAGAGGCGGCGCGCCGGACACCGCACCTGTCCAGGCCCCCGGTCCCCCGCCCGCTCCGGCGGCCGAACCCGCCGCCGGTAAAAACGCAGTGACGCATAAAAGCGCGGATGCGCCGCACCCGGTTGCGCCCGCAAAAACACGCTCTCCCGGAAAGGCCGCCGGGAAAAACAAAAAAAGGCCCACAGCGCCCTCCCAGGAACGGATGCCATCTCCCGCCGGGCCGTTGACGCCGCAGGCATCAGGCGGCCAAGCCGCGACCGTGCCGACAGGTTCCGCCGGGACGGGTACGCGGCACGACACGGCGGCCAGCAGGGCGGGCACAGGCGGAAGCGGAGGTTCCGGGCTTTACATGCCGGGACAACTGGACCATCTGCCGTCCGTGCTGCGGCCCGTCAAACCGGACTATCCTCCGGACGCCAAAAAGAAAAGGATTGAAGGCCGCGTGGTCGTGCGCCTGATTGTGGACAGCACGGGCCGCCCGACGGAATGCGCCGTCCATGCCGCCGAACCGTCAGGCTACTTTGAGGAAGCCGCGCTCGGCGCCGCGCGCAAAACGCGCTTTATCCCCGGCAAAAAAAACGGACGGCCGGTGAGAACCCTGGTATTGCTGCCGTTCGCCTTCCGCCTGCGCTAG
- a CDS encoding STT3 domain-containing protein, translating to MPGVGASGARQDAPHYWLRGLFWGLLTLGLAFGLRMMEWPCWQNPEYRLGSEWLLATHDAYHWVAAAEGFGLGVGHPMAEMLRLMAQTLHTYPAAVAFWFPAVLASLVAVIVFAWVWALGSMEAGVAAGLITSLAPGFLARTLLGYYDTDLVTLFFPLLMTLAPACWAMRYMLLPRMILRRLALGSGLKAAQRLWGERGADEAHLERLGNPLRWQWVLLLGASGVISWWTQEWHSVFPYLIRYNVVLLALMALIMAPRGRRGILLLGGLAYALPTLGGPAGFGFSLILLLAGSKAGRGLRHLLCRPLVLVLLWLGAAVLLVQGEILTTLINHANAYLKHSGDVRSTGEGMSLVYPSVAQSIIEVQDLSFAALFPYFHPWMEAAVVGLAGFVLVLFRRPGALFLLPLAALGLLSTKLGGRMVMFGAPVVAVGLTLPLYWLLQRLLRADLRGAVAGAATSCILLALLVAPFADMIQAISQGPIINRRHAEALTRARTMTPEDAKLWLWWDWGYAAHHFARRSTIADGAQHAGPSLYLPAAVFATDNARFARQLIRYTAKMGNEPGNVFEGLDGRAAQALMDKLRSSETPLVEAKGRLFVVVSFEMLRLGFWISNFGNWNFVTRQGEGGALSIVPQALAYRLDTGEVRLEGSTSTIYASSISVFEETGVTRRNYVQEWFDAHPKATPEEQKEFLSGRRNVNFLFNRVTDEKLAVDQGLYNSLMVQLLVGDPQDPRFSPYFKLVYDNVFARIYEVL from the coding sequence GTGCCTGGGGTAGGCGCGTCCGGCGCGCGGCAGGACGCGCCTCACTACTGGCTGCGGGGCCTGTTCTGGGGCCTGCTGACCTTGGGCTTGGCTTTCGGCCTGCGCATGATGGAGTGGCCCTGCTGGCAGAATCCGGAATACCGTCTGGGCAGCGAATGGCTGCTGGCAACCCACGACGCCTACCATTGGGTGGCCGCCGCCGAGGGTTTCGGTCTGGGCGTGGGGCATCCCATGGCCGAGATGCTGCGGCTCATGGCCCAAACCCTGCATACCTATCCGGCCGCCGTGGCCTTCTGGTTCCCGGCGGTGCTGGCAAGCCTGGTGGCGGTGATCGTCTTCGCCTGGGTCTGGGCCCTGGGCAGCATGGAGGCGGGCGTGGCCGCCGGGCTGATCACCTCTCTGGCTCCCGGTTTTCTGGCCCGCACCCTGCTGGGCTATTATGATACCGACCTGGTGACCCTGTTTTTTCCGCTCCTGATGACCCTGGCTCCGGCCTGCTGGGCCATGCGCTACATGCTGTTGCCGCGGATGATCCTGCGGCGGCTGGCCCTGGGATCCGGCCTCAAGGCGGCGCAACGCCTCTGGGGCGAGCGCGGCGCGGATGAGGCGCACCTGGAGCGCCTGGGAAATCCCCTGCGCTGGCAGTGGGTGCTCTTGCTGGGCGCGTCGGGCGTCATTTCCTGGTGGACCCAGGAATGGCATTCGGTTTTTCCCTATCTGATCCGTTACAATGTGGTGCTGCTGGCCTTGATGGCCCTGATCATGGCCCCGCGCGGTCGGCGCGGCATTCTGCTGCTGGGCGGGCTGGCTTACGCGCTGCCCACCCTGGGCGGACCGGCGGGCTTCGGTTTCAGCCTGATTCTGCTCCTGGCCGGAAGCAAGGCCGGGCGCGGGCTGCGCCATTTGCTCTGCCGTCCTCTGGTTCTGGTCCTGCTCTGGCTGGGCGCGGCGGTCCTGCTGGTGCAGGGCGAAATCCTGACCACCCTGATCAATCATGCCAACGCCTATCTCAAGCACAGCGGCGACGTGAGGAGCACGGGCGAGGGCATGAGTCTGGTCTATCCCTCGGTGGCCCAGTCCATTATTGAAGTGCAGGATCTGAGCTTCGCGGCGCTCTTCCCCTATTTCCATCCCTGGATGGAAGCCGCCGTCGTTGGCCTGGCCGGTTTTGTCCTGGTGCTTTTCCGGCGGCCCGGCGCGCTTTTTCTGCTGCCCCTGGCGGCCTTGGGCCTGCTGAGCACCAAGCTGGGCGGCCGGATGGTCATGTTCGGCGCGCCGGTGGTGGCCGTGGGCCTGACCCTGCCCCTGTACTGGCTGCTGCAGCGCCTGCTGCGCGCCGATCTGCGCGGGGCCGTGGCGGGCGCGGCGACCTCCTGTATTCTGCTGGCCCTGCTGGTGGCTCCTTTCGCGGATATGATCCAGGCCATCTCCCAGGGGCCCATAATCAACCGCCGCCACGCCGAGGCGCTGACCCGCGCCCGGACCATGACCCCCGAGGACGCCAAGCTCTGGCTCTGGTGGGACTGGGGCTATGCGGCCCACCATTTCGCGCGGCGCTCGACCATCGCGGACGGCGCGCAGCACGCCGGGCCTTCGCTCTACCTGCCCGCCGCGGTCTTTGCCACGGACAACGCGCGCTTCGCCCGGCAGCTGATCCGCTACACAGCCAAGATGGGCAACGAGCCGGGCAACGTCTTTGAAGGCCTGGACGGCCGGGCGGCCCAGGCTCTCATGGACAAGCTGCGCTCGTCGGAGACCCCGCTGGTGGAAGCCAAGGGGCGGCTTTTTGTGGTGGTCAGCTTTGAAATGCTGCGTCTGGGCTTCTGGATCAGCAATTTCGGCAACTGGAATTTCGTGACCCGCCAGGGCGAGGGCGGGGCGCTGTCCATTGTGCCGCAGGCCCTGGCCTACCGCCTGGACACGGGCGAAGTGCGCCTGGAGGGCAGCACCAGCACCATTTACGCTTCGTCCATCAGCGTGTTCGAGGAAACGGGCGTGACCCGCCGCAATTACGTGCAGGAATGGTTCGACGCCCACCCCAAGGCCACGCCCGAGGAGCAGAAGGAATTTCTGTCCGGGCGGCGGAACGTGAACTTCCTCTTTAATCGGGTCACGGACGAAAAACTGGCCGTGGATCAGGGCCTGTACAATTCGCTGATGGTCCAGCTGCTGGTGGGCGACCCGCAGGATCCGCGCTTCTCGCCCTACTTCAAGCTGGTTTACGACAATGTCTTTGCCCGGATTTACGAGGTGCTCTGA
- a CDS encoding L-threonylcarbamoyladenylate synthase, producing MFDSPCRVLDLEAAARCLRRGGVVIFPTETFYGLGCLAADAAAVGRIYQLKRRPVQRPLPLLAADAAQAGNVVRLEAAPPELVARFWPGPLTLLLPARPGLPEPLLSAGGKAAVRVSPHPLAARLAHLAGGVLTASSANLSGRPPARTLEELDPELLSALAESGDAGGLLPALSEAEQPAGGEPSTLAEPLPEPLPESPAGEEGGCARLRLLRVGAVGVRALTDAGFLCL from the coding sequence ATGTTCGATTCCCCCTGCCGCGTGCTTGATCTTGAAGCCGCGGCCCGATGCCTGCGCCGGGGCGGCGTGGTGATTTTTCCCACCGAAACCTTTTACGGTCTGGGCTGTCTGGCCGCCGACGCGGCGGCCGTGGGCCGTATCTACCAGCTCAAGCGGCGGCCCGTCCAGCGGCCCCTGCCCCTGCTGGCCGCCGATGCGGCCCAGGCCGGAAACGTGGTCCGGCTGGAAGCCGCGCCGCCGGAGCTGGTCGCGCGTTTCTGGCCCGGCCCGCTGACCCTGCTGCTCCCGGCCCGGCCCGGCCTGCCCGAACCTCTGCTCAGTGCGGGCGGCAAGGCGGCGGTGCGCGTTTCGCCGCATCCGCTGGCCGCCCGGCTGGCGCATCTGGCGGGCGGCGTGCTGACCGCCAGCAGCGCCAATCTGAGCGGGCGTCCCCCGGCCCGCACTCTGGAGGAATTGGACCCGGAACTGCTGTCCGCCCTGGCGGAATCGGGCGATGCGGGCGGCCTGCTGCCCGCTCTGAGCGAGGCCGAACAGCCCGCCGGGGGCGAGCCCTCCACCTTGGCGGAACCTCTGCCGGAACCGCTGCCCGAATCTCCGGCGGGCGAGGAAGGCGGTTGCGCGCGCCTGCGCCTGTTGCGTGTCGGCGCGGTCGGCGTTCGGGCACTCACGGATGCGGGCTTTCTTTGTCTGTAA
- a CDS encoding metal ABC transporter ATP-binding protein: protein MRNSSPGCNTAAAARPRALARLIGVDVRFGPRRVLRDITLEVAPGDFWTLIGPNGAGKSTLLGLFNGLTPCSTGRAEYAGLPVTPKTAPAVRLKIAHVFQTSDLDPKMPLSVFESVLGGTYGRLGLFRRPGPREKDLAMHALETVGLADLAGRPIGHLSGGERQRTALARALAQEPELILLDEPTAALDWQAQRDILNAVAALRRDFALTVFMVTHDLNAVFNLARKVAMLREGRLIWQGDVKDAMQPELLSSLYGVPIAIADCNGRKAALF from the coding sequence ATGCGGAACAGCTCGCCCGGCTGTAACACGGCAGCCGCCGCCCGGCCCCGCGCTCTGGCCCGTCTGATCGGGGTGGACGTCAGATTCGGCCCGCGCCGTGTGCTGCGCGACATCACACTCGAAGTCGCGCCCGGCGACTTCTGGACTCTGATCGGCCCCAACGGCGCGGGCAAGTCCACCCTGCTGGGGCTGTTCAACGGCCTGACACCCTGCTCCACAGGCCGCGCGGAGTATGCGGGTCTGCCGGTGACGCCCAAAACCGCGCCCGCCGTCCGTCTGAAAATCGCCCACGTTTTCCAGACCTCGGACCTTGACCCCAAGATGCCGCTCTCGGTCTTTGAATCCGTGCTGGGCGGCACCTACGGCCGCCTCGGCCTGTTCAGGCGACCCGGCCCGAGGGAAAAGGACCTGGCCATGCACGCCCTGGAAACCGTGGGGCTGGCCGATCTGGCGGGCCGTCCCATCGGCCACCTGTCCGGCGGCGAGCGCCAGCGTACGGCCCTGGCCCGCGCTCTGGCCCAGGAGCCGGAATTGATTTTGCTGGATGAGCCCACCGCCGCCCTGGACTGGCAGGCCCAGAGGGATATCCTCAACGCCGTTGCCGCCCTGCGACGGGACTTTGCGCTGACTGTCTTTATGGTGACCCATGACCTCAACGCGGTCTTCAATCTGGCCCGAAAGGTCGCCATGCTGCGCGAAGGGCGGCTGATCTGGCAAGGCGACGTCAAGGACGCCATGCAGCCGGAACTGCTCAGCTCCCTGTACGGCGTGCCCATCGCCATCGCCGACTGCAACGGCCGCAAGGCAGCGCTTTTTTAG